In Arcobacter ellisii, a genomic segment contains:
- a CDS encoding YfcE family phosphodiesterase, with protein MKIGILSDSHLKSDYTKEVIDFLKAQKCEYLIHAGDLCIEKNLQLLEESELKYIAVFGNNDRALLSLSSKYNIKAEPYYFKIQDLKFKLMHLPYHLTPDSDIVIFGHTHEFECDYKNKTLFLNPGEVCAREKPLIECAKLEINENEYIITRYYKNKNEENFKKEEIIYEK; from the coding sequence ATTAAAATTGGTATTTTGTCGGATAGTCATTTAAAAAGTGACTATACGAAAGAAGTTATTGATTTTTTAAAAGCACAAAAGTGTGAATATTTAATTCATGCAGGTGATTTATGTATAGAAAAGAATCTTCAACTTTTAGAAGAATCAGAACTTAAATATATAGCAGTTTTTGGAAATAATGATAGAGCTTTACTCTCTTTATCCTCAAAATATAATATAAAAGCTGAGCCATATTACTTTAAAATTCAAGATTTAAAATTTAAACTTATGCATTTACCTTATCATTTAACTCCTGATAGTGATATTGTGATTTTTGGGCATACTCACGAATTTGAATGTGATTATAAAAACAAAACGTTATTCCTAAATCCAGGTGAAGTTTGTGCACGAGAAAAGCCACTAATTGAATGTGCGAAACTAGAGATTAATGAAAATGAGTATATAATCACACGCTATTATAAAAATAAAAATGAAGAAAATTTTAAAAAAGAAGAGATAATTTATGAAAAATAA
- a CDS encoding biotin synthase, which yields MKNNDEIFLCAICNIESGTCNEDCKFCTQSVKYKADIQRYKQKEIAQIVEEAKRARANNANGFCLVTAGKGLTPKRLEYVCEAAKAIKKENLGLILIACNGIATVEDLQTLKDAGVDAYNHNLETARDFYDEICTTHPWDDRYQTCLNVKQVGLRLVCGGIFGMGETQEQRISMLESIASLEPMNVPLNFFHPNEALPIVKNTITREEAFELITLARKMIPNAMKIMVAGGREVMFGDEQYKIFEKGANAFVIGDYLTTQGKTPADDIAELEKHGYKIKRERD from the coding sequence ATGAAAAATAATGATGAGATTTTTTTATGTGCTATTTGTAATATTGAAAGTGGTACATGTAATGAAGACTGTAAATTCTGTACACAAAGTGTAAAGTATAAAGCAGATATCCAAAGATATAAACAAAAAGAGATAGCTCAAATTGTTGAAGAAGCAAAAAGAGCAAGAGCAAATAATGCAAATGGTTTTTGTTTAGTAACAGCTGGAAAAGGATTAACTCCAAAAAGATTAGAGTATGTTTGTGAAGCAGCAAAGGCAATCAAAAAAGAGAATTTAGGTTTAATTTTAATTGCATGTAATGGTATTGCAACAGTTGAAGACCTTCAAACTTTAAAAGACGCTGGAGTTGATGCTTATAATCATAACTTAGAAACAGCAAGAGATTTTTATGATGAAATCTGTACAACTCACCCTTGGGATGATAGATATCAAACTTGTTTAAATGTAAAACAAGTTGGTTTAAGACTTGTATGTGGTGGAATTTTTGGAATGGGGGAGACTCAAGAGCAAAGAATTTCAATGCTTGAATCAATTGCTTCTTTAGAGCCTATGAATGTTCCTTTAAACTTTTTCCATCCAAATGAAGCTTTACCAATTGTAAAAAATACAATTACAAGAGAAGAGGCTTTTGAGCTTATAACACTTGCAAGAAAGATGATTCCAAATGCAATGAAAATTATGGTTGCAGGTGGACGAGAAGTTATGTTTGGTGATGAACAATATAAAATCTTTGAAAAAGGTGCAAATGCCTTTGTTATTGGTGATTATTTAACAACACAAGGAAAAACACCTGCTGATGATATTGCTGAACTTGAAAAACATGGATATAAAATAAAAAGAGAAAGAGATTAA
- the eno gene encoding phosphopyruvate hydratase, whose translation MVFIDNVYADEVLDSRGNPTVRATVILSDGTKGSAIVPSGASTGKREALELRDGDNRFLGKGVLKAVENVNTTIANELIGLSPFNQAEVDATMKDIDGTHNYSNLGANAVLGVSMAVARAAANSLQIPLYRYLGGANAMTMPVPMFNIINGGEHANNSVDFQEYMIMPTGFENFNDGLRAVAEIYQNLKKVIDAMGESTAVGDEGGFAPNLKSNEEPIQVIMTAIEKAGYKAGEQISIALDVAASELINEKGLYELHSENRELTSAELVEYYADLCSKYPIVSIEDGLSEDDWDGWKILTDRLGSTVQLVGDDLFVTNASIVAEGIKKGIANAVLIKPNQIGSVSETMQTIRLAQRNNYNCIMSHRSGESEDAFIADFAVALNCGQIKTGSTARSDRIAKYNRLLEIGAEIGYAEYLGKQPFSKK comes from the coding sequence GTGGTATTTATTGATAATGTTTACGCTGATGAAGTATTAGACTCAAGAGGAAATCCAACTGTAAGAGCAACTGTAATATTAAGTGATGGTACAAAAGGAAGTGCAATTGTACCAAGTGGTGCAAGTACAGGAAAAAGAGAAGCCTTAGAATTAAGAGATGGTGATAATAGATTTTTAGGAAAAGGCGTTTTAAAAGCTGTAGAAAATGTAAATACAACTATTGCAAATGAATTAATTGGATTAAGTCCATTTAATCAAGCTGAAGTTGATGCAACAATGAAAGATATTGATGGAACTCATAACTATTCAAATCTTGGTGCAAATGCTGTTTTAGGGGTATCTATGGCTGTAGCAAGAGCTGCTGCTAACTCTTTACAAATTCCATTATATAGATATTTAGGTGGAGCAAATGCTATGACTATGCCTGTACCTATGTTTAATATCATTAATGGTGGAGAGCACGCAAATAACTCTGTTGATTTCCAAGAATATATGATTATGCCAACTGGATTTGAAAACTTCAATGATGGATTAAGAGCTGTTGCAGAAATCTATCAAAACTTAAAAAAAGTTATTGATGCAATGGGTGAAAGTACAGCAGTTGGTGATGAGGGTGGATTTGCTCCAAACTTAAAATCAAATGAAGAACCAATTCAAGTTATTATGACAGCTATTGAAAAAGCTGGATATAAAGCAGGTGAACAAATCTCTATTGCTTTAGACGTTGCTGCTTCTGAATTAATAAATGAAAAAGGTTTATATGAATTACATTCAGAAAATAGAGAATTAACTTCAGCTGAATTAGTTGAATATTATGCTGATTTATGTTCAAAATATCCAATCGTTTCTATTGAAGATGGATTAAGTGAAGATGATTGGGATGGATGGAAAATTTTAACTGATAGATTAGGTTCAACTGTTCAATTAGTTGGAGATGATTTATTTGTTACAAACGCATCAATTGTTGCTGAAGGTATTAAAAAAGGTATTGCAAATGCAGTATTAATTAAACCAAATCAAATTGGTTCAGTTTCTGAAACAATGCAAACAATTAGACTTGCACAAAGAAACAACTACAATTGTATTATGTCTCACAGATCAGGTGAAAGTGAAGATGCATTTATTGCAGATTTTGCTGTAGCATTAAATTGTGGTCAAATTAAAACAGGTTCAACAGCAAGAAGCGATAGAATTGCAAAATATAACAGACTTCTTGAAATTGGAGCTGAAATCGGTTATGCTGAATATTTAGGGAAACAACCTTTTTCTAAAAAATAA
- a CDS encoding UDP-N-acetylglucosamine 4,6-dehydratase — MMNTLALIGRTNELFVEDINNYEKELSKIVSNSTFLVIGGAGSIGQAVTKEIFKRNPKKLHVVDISENNMVELVRDIRSSFGYIDGDFATFALDIGSFEYDAFIKADGKYDYVLNLSALKHVRSEKDPFTLMRMIETNVFNTDKTLQQSIKNGTKKYFCVSTDKAANPVNMMGASKRIMEMFVMRKSKQINVSMARFANVAFSDGSLLHGFNQRIQKNQPIVAPNDIKRYFVTPQESGELCLMSCIFGENRDIFFPKLSENLHLITFADIAVKYLKNLGYEPYLCKDEDEARELVKTLPLESKWPCLFTPSDTTGEKDFEEFFTDKEVLDMAKFENLGIIKNEALFDEDKLNHFEKTIKNFKSNLSWTKEDIVKEFFTMIPDFGHKETGKYLDGKM, encoded by the coding sequence ATGATGAATACATTAGCACTAATAGGAAGAACAAATGAGTTATTTGTGGAGGATATAAATAATTATGAGAAAGAACTTTCTAAAATAGTATCAAATTCTACATTTTTAGTTATAGGTGGGGCTGGTTCTATTGGTCAAGCTGTAACAAAAGAGATATTCAAAAGAAATCCTAAAAAACTTCATGTTGTTGATATATCAGAAAATAATATGGTTGAATTAGTTCGAGATATTAGAAGTAGTTTTGGTTATATTGATGGAGATTTTGCTACATTCGCACTTGATATAGGAAGCTTTGAATATGATGCTTTTATAAAAGCTGATGGTAAATATGATTATGTTTTAAATCTATCAGCTTTAAAACATGTAAGAAGTGAAAAAGACCCATTTACACTTATGAGAATGATTGAAACTAATGTTTTTAATACAGATAAAACTCTTCAACAATCAATAAAAAATGGAACTAAAAAATACTTTTGTGTAAGTACAGATAAGGCTGCAAATCCTGTAAATATGATGGGTGCAAGTAAAAGAATTATGGAAATGTTTGTAATGCGAAAATCAAAACAAATAAATGTTTCAATGGCAAGATTTGCGAATGTTGCTTTTAGTGATGGAAGTTTATTACATGGCTTTAATCAAAGAATTCAAAAAAATCAACCAATAGTTGCTCCAAATGATATAAAAAGATATTTTGTAACTCCTCAAGAAAGTGGTGAACTTTGCCTTATGTCATGTATTTTCGGTGAAAATAGAGATATCTTTTTCCCAAAATTAAGTGAAAATTTACATCTTATCACTTTTGCAGATATTGCAGTTAAATATTTAAAAAATTTAGGATATGAACCATATTTATGTAAAGATGAAGATGAAGCAAGAGAATTGGTAAAAACTTTACCATTAGAGAGTAAATGGCCTTGTTTATTCACACCTAGTGATACAACAGGTGAAAAAGATTTTGAAGAGTTTTTTACTGATAAAGAAGTTTTAGATATGGCTAAATTTGAAAATCTTGGAATTATTAAAAATGAAGCTTTATTTGATGAAGATAAATTAAATCATTTTGAAAAAACTATTAAAAATTTTAAATCAAATTTATCTTGGACAAAAGAAGATATTGTTAAAGAATTTTTTACGATGATTCCAGATTTTGGGCATAAAGAGACAGGTAAATATCTTGATGGGAAAATGTAA
- a CDS encoding FtsB family cell division protein has product MKHLNAYKKFILVVIISLIATIFLSYHAVIVLFGDNSLQVYNSLKYKKEYLENEISRLQRENAYLQKEYFELKNLEPEE; this is encoded by the coding sequence ATGAAACACCTAAACGCATATAAGAAATTCATATTAGTAGTAATCATATCTTTGATTGCTACTATATTTTTATCTTATCATGCAGTTATTGTTCTTTTTGGAGATAACTCTTTACAAGTTTATAATTCATTAAAATATAAAAAAGAGTATCTTGAAAATGAAATATCGAGACTGCAAAGGGAAAATGCTTATTTACAAAAAGAGTATTTTGAATTAAAAAATTTGGAGCCAGAAGAATGA
- a CDS encoding AMIN domain-containing protein — translation MKTLFLFTLSVVLALNLSARENPFSMTDVFEEETGRMIEPNERPTTPEELQEAQYIREMQQKMSNANRNSVDTTTPKETKPVTKTYSKQEVDSLIQKTKKQTEQKTKEIVKKELANTKVAEPEQIVYVKPRADISEEDALVAKEILPFLKIEYSDNKLIIHTDNSVSKKFNIIKENKIVIDYKAKLNFNTKNENIDSKNFKKIAVGNHKSEGFFRVAIEVTTKPTNYNVTYKDNLITISKLN, via the coding sequence ATGAAAACTTTATTTTTATTTACATTATCAGTTGTTTTAGCATTAAATCTTAGTGCTAGAGAAAATCCTTTTTCTATGACAGATGTTTTTGAAGAAGAAACAGGAAGAATGATTGAACCAAATGAAAGACCAACAACACCTGAAGAGTTGCAAGAAGCTCAATATATAAGAGAAATGCAACAAAAAATGTCAAATGCAAATAGAAATAGTGTTGATACAACTACTCCAAAAGAAACAAAGCCTGTAACAAAAACTTATTCAAAACAAGAAGTTGATTCATTAATCCAAAAAACAAAAAAACAAACTGAACAAAAAACTAAAGAGATAGTAAAAAAAGAGTTAGCAAATACAAAAGTTGCAGAACCTGAACAAATTGTATATGTAAAACCAAGAGCTGATATTAGTGAAGAAGATGCATTAGTTGCAAAAGAGATTCTTCCATTTTTAAAAATAGAGTATAGTGATAATAAATTGATTATTCACACAGATAATAGTGTTTCTAAAAAATTTAATATTATAAAAGAGAATAAAATCGTAATTGATTATAAAGCAAAACTAAATTTTAATACTAAAAATGAGAATATTGATTCTAAAAACTTCAAAAAAATTGCTGTAGGAAATCATAAAAGTGAAGGTTTCTTTAGAGTTGCAATTGAAGTTACTACAAAACCTACAAATTATAATGTAACTTATAAAGATAATTTAATTACTATTTCTAAACTTAATTAG
- a CDS encoding UDP-N-acetylmuramate dehydrogenase, translating into MQNSIRTIDFTRYSSIRIGPVLDVLVINEIGDYSDYQIIGRANNLLVSQNTNKKFAILGEEFDYIKQEGNKLYVGCATTSGKLLTYTRKNDIKNLEFLAKLPGNLGGLVKMNAGLKSWEVFNYIDSIKTKDGYIKKEDIDFSYRETKIDTIVYEVVFNIEYGFSNEMLKEFTKMRDNQPSVASAGSCFKNPKGDFAGRLIEAVGLKGIKKGDMSFSELHANFLVNYGNGTFDDAIYLIDLAKQKIKDEFNIDIEEEIIIYK; encoded by the coding sequence ATGCAAAATAGTATTAGAACAATAGATTTTACAAGATATTCATCAATAAGAATTGGACCAGTATTAGATGTTTTAGTAATTAATGAAATAGGTGATTATAGTGATTATCAAATTATAGGTCGAGCAAATAATTTATTAGTTTCACAAAATACAAATAAAAAATTTGCAATTTTGGGTGAAGAGTTTGACTATATAAAACAAGAAGGTAATAAACTTTATGTTGGTTGTGCAACAACATCAGGAAAACTTTTAACATATACTAGAAAAAATGATATAAAAAATTTAGAATTTTTAGCAAAACTTCCAGGAAATTTAGGTGGTTTGGTAAAAATGAATGCAGGATTAAAATCTTGGGAAGTGTTTAATTATATTGATAGTATAAAAACAAAAGATGGTTATATCAAAAAAGAGGATATAGATTTCTCATATAGAGAAACAAAAATTGATACTATAGTTTATGAAGTGGTTTTTAACATTGAGTATGGGTTTTCAAATGAAATGTTAAAAGAGTTTACTAAAATGAGAGATAATCAACCAAGTGTTGCAAGTGCAGGAAGTTGTTTTAAAAATCCAAAGGGTGATTTTGCAGGAAGATTAATAGAAGCTGTTGGTTTAAAAGGAATCAAAAAAGGTGATATGAGTTTTTCTGAACTTCATGCAAACTTTTTAGTAAATTACGGTAATGGAACTTTTGATGATGCAATTTATTTAATAGATTTAGCAAAACAAAAAATAAAAGATGAGTTTAATATAGATATAGAAGAAGAGATTATAATTTACAAGTAA
- the topA gene encoding type I DNA topoisomerase: MKNLVIVESPAKAKTISKFLGNDFTVMASMGHVRDLPKSSLGFDPDDNFKPKYMVTADKKKVISDLKKHITKDTTIYLAADEDREGEAIAWHLIPALKIEKNPIKRIVFHEITKDAILKALENPRDVDQHLVDAQQARRILDRAVGYELSPLLWKKVRYGLSAGRVQSVAVRIIVDRENEIRAFIPEEYWKIKADFINPELKSELVKENGKTAKIENEEQALKIEASLKQGIYKLVDIEEKESTRNPAAPFTTSTLQQEASRKLGLSVKQTMVIAQQLYEGNVGNIPNHTGGLITYMRTDSLNLSTVATTAAKAVIEEEYGKEYSLSKPRVYKSTAKGAQEAHEAIRPVNLALKPSMIKEFVEPAQYRLYSLIWKRTLATQMAQAKIANTTYKIEAGRNKEFEFQTKGQRIIFAGFMKAYTEGSDNPEAALDSTEKILPNIKVGTVLELEKLESEQKFTQPPARYTEASLVKKLESEGIGRPSTYAPTISTIQAREYVTKTEDKKLIPTQTGEIVNSFLVDHFSDIVDLGFTAKIEEEFDEIALGKIAWEQVMKDFYGNFKKTIDEKESSVQKEDYLQVREIGIDPKSGKPVSARVGRFGPFVQIGTKDDEEKPKFVAIPDHLNMDTITLDEALFLFTLPRVVGVDKNGDEIKANIGRFGPYLQVKSKYYSLKTDDPYTVDLARAEEIIKELDEAKEKSTIKTFDKEKIQILVGQYGPYIKQGRKNFKIPKGIEANDLTLEQCLEIIEKDSKGTTKRTTVKKASTEKKTTAKKTTKKSTEKK; encoded by the coding sequence GTGAAAAATTTAGTTATAGTGGAGTCCCCAGCAAAAGCAAAAACAATATCAAAATTTTTGGGTAATGATTTTACCGTTATGGCTTCGATGGGACATGTAAGAGATTTACCAAAATCTAGTTTAGGGTTTGACCCAGATGATAATTTTAAACCAAAATATATGGTTACTGCTGATAAGAAAAAAGTTATAAGTGATTTAAAAAAACATATTACTAAAGATACCACAATTTACCTAGCAGCCGATGAGGATAGAGAGGGAGAAGCCATAGCTTGGCACTTAATTCCCGCACTAAAAATAGAAAAAAATCCTATAAAAAGAATTGTTTTTCATGAAATTACAAAAGATGCAATTTTAAAAGCCTTAGAAAATCCAAGAGATGTTGACCAACATTTAGTTGATGCTCAACAAGCAAGACGTATTTTAGATAGAGCAGTTGGTTATGAACTTTCTCCTTTATTATGGAAAAAAGTAAGATATGGTTTAAGTGCAGGAAGAGTTCAATCTGTTGCTGTTAGAATTATAGTTGATAGAGAAAATGAAATAAGAGCATTTATTCCTGAAGAGTATTGGAAAATAAAAGCTGATTTTATAAATCCAGAATTAAAATCTGAACTTGTAAAAGAAAATGGAAAAACTGCAAAAATTGAAAATGAAGAACAAGCTTTAAAAATTGAAGCTTCTTTAAAACAAGGTATTTATAAACTTGTTGATATTGAAGAAAAAGAGAGCACTAGAAATCCAGCAGCTCCATTTACAACTTCTACTTTACAACAAGAGGCTTCAAGAAAACTTGGGCTTTCAGTAAAACAAACAATGGTTATTGCTCAACAACTTTATGAAGGAAATGTGGGAAATATTCCAAATCATACAGGTGGTTTAATCACTTATATGAGAACAGATTCTTTAAATCTTTCAACAGTTGCTACAACAGCTGCAAAAGCTGTAATTGAGGAAGAGTATGGAAAAGAGTATTCTTTGAGTAAACCAAGAGTTTACAAGTCAACTGCCAAAGGTGCACAAGAAGCTCACGAAGCAATAAGACCAGTTAATTTAGCATTAAAACCAAGTATGATTAAAGAGTTTGTTGAACCAGCTCAATATAGACTTTATAGTCTTATTTGGAAAAGAACACTTGCAACTCAAATGGCACAAGCAAAAATCGCAAATACAACATATAAAATTGAAGCTGGACGTAATAAAGAGTTTGAATTTCAAACTAAAGGTCAAAGAATTATTTTTGCTGGGTTTATGAAAGCTTATACAGAAGGTAGTGATAATCCAGAAGCTGCACTTGATAGCACTGAAAAAATCTTACCAAATATTAAAGTTGGAACGGTTTTAGAGTTAGAAAAATTAGAAAGTGAACAAAAATTTACACAACCACCTGCAAGATATACAGAAGCTTCTTTAGTTAAAAAATTAGAGAGTGAAGGAATCGGAAGACCTTCAACTTACGCTCCAACTATTTCAACTATTCAAGCAAGAGAGTATGTAACAAAAACAGAGGATAAAAAACTAATTCCTACTCAAACAGGTGAAATTGTAAATAGCTTTTTAGTTGACCATTTTTCTGATATTGTAGATTTAGGTTTTACAGCTAAAATTGAAGAAGAGTTTGATGAAATTGCCCTTGGAAAAATAGCTTGGGAACAAGTAATGAAAGATTTCTATGGGAATTTCAAAAAAACAATTGATGAAAAAGAAAGTAGTGTCCAAAAAGAGGATTATTTACAAGTAAGAGAAATCGGAATTGACCCAAAAAGCGGAAAACCAGTTAGTGCAAGAGTTGGAAGATTTGGTCCTTTTGTTCAAATTGGAACAAAAGATGATGAAGAAAAACCAAAATTTGTAGCAATTCCAGACCATCTTAATATGGATACAATTACTTTAGATGAAGCTTTGTTTTTATTTACACTTCCAAGGGTTGTAGGCGTTGATAAAAATGGAGATGAAATTAAAGCAAATATTGGAAGATTTGGACCATATTTACAAGTTAAATCAAAATATTACTCTTTAAAAACAGATGACCCATATACAGTTGATTTAGCTAGAGCAGAAGAGATTATAAAAGAGCTTGATGAAGCTAAAGAAAAATCAACAATTAAAACTTTTGATAAAGAAAAAATCCAAATTTTAGTTGGTCAATATGGACCATATATAAAACAAGGTAGAAAAAACTTTAAAATACCAAAGGGAATTGAAGCAAATGATTTAACACTTGAACAATGCCTTGAAATTATTGAAAAAGATTCAAAAGGTACAACAAAAAGAACTACTGTTAAAAAAGCTTCAACAGAGAAAAAAACAACAGCTAAAAAAACTACTAAAAAGAGCACTGAGAAAAAGTGA
- a CDS encoding cation:proton antiporter, producing the protein MSEEILIIISISLIIFTSPLLSKFLKLPTIPVEIMLGAIAAYFAFIVEHPIFHLVAELGFLYLMFLAGLEIDLKKLFSISPTMLKKSLLYNVVLFSTSFFVTLYFDLSKIFIVIFPLISIGVLAALKKEYGDTEWIKMAFIVGLIGEIVSIFALTTVSAVLEYGLGFDFYKIMVLFLLFIVTMIIIYKLFHNLIWWFPEIKNYLMPEVDHQEQDIRISMAIFFLMITVMMYLHLEIAFGAFIAGIFITTFFEEHNKQLPHKLEHFGFGWLVPIFFISVGASLEIDALLDLDLIIKALLITFVMIIIRLLASLLFVNEMGWNRFFMLGLSHAMPLTLLIAVTTIGYNNHSISQEYYYALILAAILEVLLVMVIIRVITTLIKFRNSN; encoded by the coding sequence ATGAGTGAAGAAATATTAATAATTATCTCAATATCTTTAATAATATTTACTTCACCATTACTCTCAAAATTTTTAAAACTTCCTACAATTCCTGTAGAAATTATGCTTGGAGCAATTGCTGCATACTTTGCTTTTATTGTAGAACATCCAATTTTTCACCTTGTTGCTGAACTTGGATTTTTATATTTGATGTTTTTAGCAGGTCTTGAAATAGATTTGAAAAAACTTTTTTCTATTTCTCCTACAATGCTTAAAAAATCACTTTTATACAATGTTGTGCTTTTTTCAACTTCATTTTTTGTTACTTTATATTTTGATTTATCAAAAATATTTATTGTGATTTTCCCTCTTATATCTATTGGTGTATTAGCTGCACTTAAAAAAGAGTATGGTGATACAGAGTGGATAAAAATGGCATTTATTGTAGGATTAATTGGAGAAATAGTTTCAATTTTTGCTTTAACAACAGTTTCTGCAGTTTTGGAATATGGACTAGGATTTGATTTTTATAAGATTATGGTTCTGTTTTTATTATTTATAGTTACAATGATAATAATTTACAAACTTTTTCATAATCTTATTTGGTGGTTTCCAGAAATTAAAAACTATTTAATGCCAGAAGTTGACCATCAAGAACAAGATATAAGAATTTCAATGGCAATATTTTTCTTAATGATTACAGTTATGATGTATTTACATTTAGAGATTGCTTTTGGAGCTTTTATAGCTGGAATTTTTATTACAACTTTCTTTGAAGAACATAATAAACAACTACCACATAAACTAGAACATTTTGGTTTTGGTTGGTTAGTTCCTATATTTTTTATTTCAGTTGGAGCATCACTTGAAATCGATGCTTTATTGGATTTAGATTTGATTATAAAAGCCTTACTAATTACATTTGTTATGATAATTATTAGATTATTGGCATCTTTATTATTTGTAAATGAAATGGGATGGAATAGATTTTTTATGTTAGGTTTATCTCATGCAATGCCATTAACACTTTTAATTGCAGTTACAACTATTGGATACAATAATCATTCAATTTCACAAGAGTATTATTATGCGCTGATTTTAGCAGCGATATTAGAAGTATTACTTGTTATGGTAATAATTAGAGTAATTACTACTCTAATTAAGTTTAGAAATAGTAATTAA
- the recA gene encoding recombinase RecA: MDENQKKSLELAIKQIDKTFGKGTLIRLGDKVVIPTETISTGSLGLDLALGVGGLPKGRVIEIYGPESSGKTTLTLHAIAEAQKAGGVCAFIDAEHALDVKYAKDIGVDTDNLLVSQPDFGEQALEILETVIRSGAVDLIVVDSVAALTPKVEIDGDMDDQQVGVQARLMSKALRKITGLLNKMNCTVIFINQIRMKIGMTGYGSPETTTGGNALKFYSSVRLDIRRIATLKQGENSIGNRVKVKVVKNKVAAPFKQAEFDIMFGEGISKTGELVDYGVKLDIVDKAGAWFSYGDQKIGQGRENAKVFLKDNPEIAREIENKILESMGINDSIISGGADDMDDMTELDD; the protein is encoded by the coding sequence ATGGATGAGAATCAAAAAAAATCACTTGAATTAGCTATAAAACAAATTGACAAAACTTTTGGGAAAGGAACTCTTATTAGATTAGGAGATAAAGTTGTTATTCCAACAGAAACAATTAGCACAGGTTCTTTAGGACTTGATTTAGCACTTGGTGTTGGAGGACTTCCAAAAGGAAGAGTTATTGAAATTTATGGACCTGAAAGTTCAGGAAAAACTACTTTAACACTTCATGCAATTGCTGAAGCACAAAAAGCTGGTGGAGTTTGTGCATTTATAGATGCAGAACATGCTTTAGATGTAAAATATGCAAAAGATATTGGAGTAGATACTGATAACTTATTAGTTTCTCAACCAGATTTTGGAGAGCAAGCTTTAGAGATTTTAGAAACTGTTATTAGAAGTGGTGCTGTTGATTTAATCGTTGTGGATTCAGTTGCTGCTCTTACTCCAAAAGTTGAAATTGATGGTGATATGGATGACCAACAAGTGGGTGTTCAAGCAAGACTTATGTCTAAAGCTCTTAGAAAAATTACTGGTTTATTAAATAAAATGAACTGTACAGTAATTTTTATTAACCAAATAAGAATGAAAATTGGAATGACAGGTTATGGAAGTCCAGAAACAACTACAGGTGGAAATGCACTTAAATTCTACTCATCTGTAAGACTTGATATTAGAAGAATTGCAACACTAAAACAAGGTGAAAATTCAATTGGAAACAGAGTAAAAGTAAAAGTTGTAAAAAATAAAGTTGCTGCACCATTTAAACAAGCTGAATTTGACATTATGTTTGGAGAAGGTATCTCTAAAACTGGAGAACTTGTTGATTATGGTGTAAAACTTGATATTGTTGATAAAGCTGGAGCTTGGTTTAGTTATGGTGACCAAAAAATTGGTCAAGGAAGAGAAAATGCAAAAGTATTCTTAAAAGATAATCCAGAAATAGCACGTGAAATAGAAAATAAAATTCTTGAATCTATGGGAATAAATGATTCAATCATTAGTGGTGGTGCTGATGATATGGATGATATGACAGAATTAGACGATTAA